TCCGGGCCTCGCCGAAAAAAAAGACAAGCTCGGTGAAATAGCCGGAATCACCGAAGATTGTTCGGGCTCCGGCAAGGTGCCGATCATGCTGAGAAAAAGCGTCCACGCTTATTTTGATAAAAATCCCGCGCTTATGTTTGACGCGGCCATATATGCCGAGCAGTTAAATAAGGACATTGCCCTCGGCAGGAAAATTTCCGCCCTGCTCTCTTATATGGAAAAAAAATACCCCGAGGCAAGATCCCGCGTTAAGCTGATAGCGGGCATGGATCTGATGAAACAGCTGCTCCAGAGCTCGCTTGATTCTATTTACAAAGCCGATTACACCGGCGCGATCATGTTTTGCGACAGGATTCTCGCGCTTGATGAGAGCAGCACCCTCGCCCTTATGAGAAAAGGTTCGGCGTATTATGCGCTCAACAATTTTAATGAGGCGCGTAAAAACTGGCAGCTGGCGCTTAAAACAGATCCAGGAAACAAAGATGTGAAAAAATTTCTGAATCTGCTGGATAGAAAAAAGAAAAAAACCGGCGGGAAAAAATAGAGGAGGTTTAAATGAGCGATTTCAAGATCATTACCTGCATAGTTGAGAGGGGAAAGGCTGATAAGATCATAGAAAAAATATCCTCGTCAACGGGCTACGGCGTGACGAGTCATTACGCCCGCGGCACGGGCGTGCGGGAAAAGATAGGTTTCATCGGCCGTCTGATAGAGCCGGAGAAGGAAGTTTTTACGACGGTTGTGCCCGCTGAAAAAGCGGATGAAGTGTTCAATAAGATCGTGGAGCTGGCGCATCTGAAGGAACCCGGCAAGGGTTTCGCCTTCATCCAGGATGTTGAACGGGCTGTGGGGTTTTACCAGAGGGACTGACTTGTGAAGACGCTTTTTTTTATAATCGTCGCCGGCGCC
This genomic interval from Candidatus Omnitrophota bacterium contains the following:
- a CDS encoding P-II family nitrogen regulator, producing the protein MSDFKIITCIVERGKADKIIEKISSSTGYGVTSHYARGTGVREKIGFIGRLIEPEKEVFTTVVPAEKADEVFNKIVELAHLKEPGKGFAFIQDVERAVGFYQRD
- a CDS encoding tetratricopeptide repeat protein yields the protein MRIGCISAAVFLASVSLCPAADDIGALYNSAVKNFSAGKYSDAIRCWQRILEIDPEQVPPHKMIEFTRGKIKQELAPRVQAFEKNMQAGKWFIAHDAACRVLDIDPAYPGLAEKKDKLGEIAGITEDCSGSGKVPIMLRKSVHAYFDKNPALMFDAAIYAEQLNKDIALGRKISALLSYMEKKYPEARSRVKLIAGMDLMKQLLQSSLDSIYKADYTGAIMFCDRILALDESSTLALMRKGSAYYALNNFNEARKNWQLALKTDPGNKDVKKFLNLLDRKKKKTGGKK